AAGTAGCTTACTTATGAATGCAATCCCAGCAATTGTTGCAGGTGTTGAAGAGATAGTTGTATGTACTCCAACTCCAAATGATGAAATTAATGAACTTCTTCTTGCAGCATGTCATATCTGTGGAATCAAAAAAGCCTTTAAAGTAGGAGGTGCTAGTGCTATTGCTGCTATGGCTTACGGAACGCAAACTATTCCTAAAGTAGATGTTATAACTGGACCTGGAAATATATTTGTTGCAACTGCTAAAAAGTTAGTTTTTGGGGAAGTAAATATTGATATGATAGCAGGTCCTAGTGAGATTGGAATCCTAAGTGATGCAAGTGCAAACCCTAGATTTTTAGCTATTGATTTACTTTCACAAGCAGAACATGATGAAATGGCAAGTTCTATTATGATAACAACATGTGATAAAGTAGCAGAGCTTACTTCAATAGAAGTTGATAGATTTTTAGAAACTTTAAGTAGACGTGAAATAGCAAAAAAATCTATTGATGATAGGGGTGCTATAATTATTGCTTCAGATATGCAAGAGGCTATAAAACTTATGAATGAAATAGCACCAGAACATTTAGAAATTATGACAAACAATGCCTTTGAACTACTTCCAAAAATCAAACATGCAGGAGCTATTTTCTTAGGTAAAAATACACCTGAACCAATAGGTGATTATATTGCAGGTCCAAATCATACACTTCCTACTGGAAGTACAGCTAAGTTTTATAGTCCATTAAATGTGGAAAACTTTTTGAAAAAATCTTCAATAATAAGTTTTTCACAAGAAGCGATTGATGAACTTGGCGAAGCTTGTGCCTTACTTGCTGATACTGAAGGTTTAACAGCCCATGCAAAATCTGTAAGAGTGAGATTAGAAAAATAATATGGATGATATTCTATTTGGAACTCCTAAATCAAAATTTTTAGATGTGCTTAGACATGCATCAAGTGAAATAGTAGATGATGAGATAGATAAAATATTGGAAAAATATGCAGCGATGGAATTACTTTTATCAAAAGATAAGGGTGAGAACTATGATGTAAATGAAGATATAAACTCTTTTGTTTTAGAAAACCTAGATGAGGTCTCTAAAGTAAAAGATGATTTATATATTGAGTTTACTGGTGAAATTATTTGTAGATTAGATTCGTAAGGTATTTATTAGTGGAAGAGTTAAAAATAGTAAAAGATAGAATTTTAGAGTTTGTAAAAGAGTGTGATGATGAAAAAAGTATAGAGCTTTTTGGACATCTAGCAACTGGAAAGATGTTACGGTCTAAATTGATACTAAAAATAGCTGGGATTAATGAAGAGTCAATAAAACTATGTGCAATAGTTGAGATGATTCATGCGGCATCACTTTTACATGATGATGTTATCGATGAAGCTACTACAAGGAGAGGAAGCCCCTCTGTAAATGCTTTATATGATGCAAAAACTGCAATTATGTTTGGAGATGTTTTATACTCTAAAGCCTTTACTGAACTTTCTCAAATGAATAAAAAAGTAGCTTATAATATCTCAAGTGCTGTTACAAAACTAAGTATTGGTGAGATGATGGATATCGATTTAACCCAAACTTTTAATACTGATTATAATTTGTACCTTGATATGATTTATAAGAAGACTGCTTCACTAATAGAAGCAAGTGCTGCAAGTGCTGCTATTTTAGCAAATAAAGATGAAGAAAAATATGCACTTTATGGAAAAAATCTTGGTCTTGCTTTCCAAATGATTGATGATATTTTAGATATTACACAAGATGCACAAACTTTAGGAAAACCAGCAATGTTTGATTTTGTTGAAGGGAAAGCTACAATTCCATATTTGTTATTGCATCAAAGATTAGATGATAAGACAAAATTAGAATCTCTTTTCAAAAAAGAGTTAAATGAAGAAGAAGCTCTTTGGATAAAACAACAAATGGAGCGAACAGATTCCTTAAATGATGCAATTGCACAGGCAAAAGCTTTAGGGCGAGAGGCGATTATGATTTTAGAAGATGAAAATTCTGAAGGATTGATTAAAATAATGAAAGAAATGATAGAAAGAGAGTTTTAGGATATGAGTTATTTAAGTATCTCTTTTACACACAAAAATACAGATATACAAACAAGAGAAAAGATTGCTTTTTCAAATGAAAGTTCAGTAGAGACTTTTTTAAAAAGTGTAAAAGCAGATGATTCAATTGATGAGGTTGTACTATTATCTACATGTAATAGAGTAGAAATTATGACTACCTCTTCAAATATAAAACAATCAACAAACAAGATTTTTGACACCTTAGCCAAATATTCTGGTTTGGATTTTGATAATTTAATAGAAATTGCAGATATATATGATAATACTGGTGCTATTCATCATCTATTTTCTGTAGCATCTGCTTTGGATTCACTTGTTATTGGTGAAACACAAATTGTTGGACAATTAAAAGATTCATTTAGATTAGCTTTATCAAAAGGATATTGTGGAAAAGATATATCAAAAGCTATGAATTATGCTTTTAAATGTGCAGCTAATGTTAGAAATGAAACAAGCTTAGGTACAGGTTCAGTATCAGTGGCTTCTACTGCAGTTTCAAAAGCAAAAGATATTATTCAAAATACACAAGGTGTGAAAGCTTTAGTTATTGGTGCAGGTGAAATGAGTGAACTTACTATGAAGCATTTAAATAAAGCTGGATTTGATATTGTTTTAATTAGTAGAGATATTAAAAAAGCTAAGATGTTAGTGGATACTTTTGATTTTGAAGTTGATGTTCAAGCTTATGAAAATTTAGAAAAATATTTAAATGAAGTTCCTGTTATGGTTACAGCAACTTCAGCTCCATACCCAATAATAAAAGAAGATATGGTAAAACCATGTACTTTCAACAGATATTGGTTTGATATAGCATTACCTAGAGATATAGAAGAGTTTGAAAGTCCAAATTTACAAATTTATGCTGTAGATGATTTACAAGACATTGTAAATTCTAATATGATACTTCGAGCAGAACAAGCAAAAAGAGCATATATGATTGTAAATCAAGAATCTGAAAAATTTTTCAAATGGTTAAAATCACTTGAAGTAGAACCAGTAGTAAAACATCTATATAAAAGAGCTGATAATGTAATTGAAAAGAAATTAGAAAATGCTATAAAAAAAGGGTTTATTAAATCTGAAGATGAAGAAAATATAAAAAAACTTTGTCAAACAGTTTTAAATGAGTTTTTACATGAACCAACAACAAGATTAAAAAAGATCTCAAAAGATGTGGAATGTGATATTATTTTAGGAACAGTACAATCTGTTTTTGGATTAGAAGGTGGTTCAAACTCTATTAAAAAATGTGATCACGCAATAAAATTTAATTATTAGGAATATGTTAATGAAATTTTCTCAAATGTTTATGCCAACTACAAAAGAGACACCAAATGATGCAACTTTAGCATCTCATCAATATTTGATAAGGGGTGGTTTTATAACTCAAACTGGTTCTGGTTTATATAATTTTTTACCCCTTGGAAAAATCGTATTGGATAAAATAAGAGCTGTTGTAAAAGAAGAGATGGATAATACAGGTGCAAATGAACTTTTAATGAGTTTTGTTACACCCCTAGAGCTTTGGGAACAATCTGGTCGAGCAAGTGTTATGGGTCCTGAATTACTAAAATTCAAAGATAGAAAAGGTGCAGGATTTGTACTAAGCCCAACAAATGAAGAGACTGTAGTTGATATTGTAAAAAATAGAATCACATCATATAAAGATTTACCAATAAACTTATATCACATAAATACAAAATTTAGAGATGAAGCAAGACCTAGATTTGGACTTATGAGAGGTAGAGAATTTTTGATGAAAGATGCTTACTCTTTCCATGCGACACATGAAGATTTAGTAAGAGAATTTCATGTTATGGAAGATGCATACAAAAAGATTTATGAAAGACTAGGTTTAGAGTATAGAGTTGTTGCTGCTGATAGTGGTGCTATTGGTGGAAGTGGTTCTAAAGAGTTTATGGTATTAGCAAACTCTGGAGAAGATACTATTGTTGTATGTGAAGATTGTGAATATGGGGCAAATATTGAAGCTGCTGTAAGAGCAAAAAAAGAGACTAAAAATTGGTATGATTTAACTTCTGAAAATGTAAAAATGGAAAAAGTACTAACAGAAGGTATGAAAACAATAGAAGATGTTTCAAATTTTCTAAGTACTCCAACTGCCCAATCAATAAAAGCAGTTATCAAAAAAGCAATTTATAAAGATACAGAAGAAGTGGTAGTTTTCTTTGTAAGGGGAAATGATGAACTAGAAGAGACAAAAGCAGCAAATGCAGTTGATGCCTTAGAATTAATTGATGCAAATGAAGAAGATATTTTAAATGCCTCTTTAGTTGCAGGATTTTGTGGACCATTTAATTTACCTAAAAATTTAACTTATGTAATTGATAATGAATTAAAAGATGAAGTTGGTTTAGTTTGTGGTGCTAATGAAGTTGATTATCACTTTACAGGAACAGACTTGACAACTCTAAAAGATGCAAAATATTTTGACTTGATTGTTGTTCAAGAAGGAGATACTTGTTCTTGTTGTGGTGGAAAACTAATTCACACAAAAGGAATAGAAGCTGGACATATTTTTCAACTTGGAACAAAATATTCAAGTGCTATGGATGCTACATTTTTAGATAACAATGGAAAAGCACAACCTTTTATTATGGGTTGTTATGGAATTGGAGTTTCAAGATTAGTAGCAGCTGTAATTGAGCAAAACCATGATGATAAAGGTTGTATTTGGACTAAAGAGACTGCACCTTTTATGGTTGATGTAATAGTTTCAAATGCAAAAAAAGAAGAAGAGTTAAATGCTGGTAAAAAGATTTACAATGATCTTAAAATAGCAGGTATCTCTACAATCTTAGATGATAGAGTAAATGCTAGATTTGGATTTAAAATGAGTGATTTTGAACTTATTGGATTTCCTTATGCTGTAGTTGTTGGTAAAAAATTGCCAGAAGGTATAGTTGAAATTGTTAATAGAAAAACTTTAGAAAAAGAAGAAGTATCGTTAGACGAAGTTGTAAACAAATTAAAAAAACTAAAATAAGGGGTAAAAATGGGAAGTAGTATTGAAACAGTTTCAGATATGATTGGCTTATACTCATTAAATATTGCTATGGCAATTTTAATATTTGTAGTTGGTAAATGGTTGGCAAGAAAGCTAACAGATGTTGTTGCAAAAATATTAAGAAAAAATCCAAAACTTGATGTGACATTGGTAAACTTTTTTGATGATATTATTTATTATGTATTACTTGTAGTTGTTGTGTTAACAGCATTGCAACAAATTGGAGTTGAGTCAACATCATTTTTAGCTATTATTGGAGCAGCAGGTCTTGCTGTTGGTTTAGCACTTAAAGATTCATTATCAAACTTTGCTTCTGGTGTTATGATTATATTTTTCAAACCTTTTAGAATAGGTGATTATGTAACTGCTGGTGGAGTAAGTGGAACTATTACTGAAGTACATCTATTCAATACAGAGTTTACAACACCTGATAACCAAAGAGTTTTAGTGCCAAATGGTGCAATTACTGCAGGAAGTATAACAAATGTAAATGCACACCCTAAAAGAAGAGTTGACTTAGTTATCGGTGTTGGTTATGGTGATAATTTAAAAATAGTAAAAGATATTATTACAAAAATAATTGAATCAAATGATAAAGTTCTAAAAGATGAAGCAATCACAGTTGCTGTTTCAGAATTAGGTGATTCATCAGTAAATTTTGTAGTTCGAGCTTGGGTTAATACCCCTGATTTTTGGGCTGTAAAATGGGCTTTAATTGAAGAGATTAAAAACACATTTGACAAAGAAGGAATCTCTATTCCTTTCCCTCAAAGAGATGTGCATATTATCAACGAAAAAAACTAGTATCAAGTTACCCAATACTCTAACTAAGATACTAAAACTTTTACAAGAAAAAGGTGCTAAACCTATTCTTGTAGGAGGATGTGTTAGAGACCACTTTTTAAACTTAGAAATAAAAGATTATGACATAGAAGTTTTTCATATAGAAGATTTCGAAACCCTCACAAAATATTTAGAACAATTTGGAAAAGTAAAACTTGTAGGAAAATCATATGGAGTGCTAAAACTTTCAGTTGATAAGCAAGAGTATGATTTCGCTCTGCCAAGAGTTGAAAAGAAAATTGCAAAAGGTCATAAAGGCTTTGAAGTCATAAGTAATAGTTATCTAAGCTTTAAAGAAGCAGCTATTAGGCGAGATTTTACAATAAATGCCCTTGGATATGATTTTATAAATGAAGAGATTTTAGACCCTTTTGGTGGATTAGAAGATTTAGAGAATAAAACCTTACGGCATATAGATGATAATAGCTTTATTGAAGATCCTTTAAGGGTTTATAGAGCAGTACAATTTGCTTCAAGATTTGATTTTACATTAGATGAAAAGAGTTTTGATTTATGTAAAAAAATGGTTTCAAATAATGATTTAGAAGAGTTGGCAAATGAGCGTATTTTTGAAGAGTTAAAAAAACTCTTTTTAAAATCAACTAAACCTTCAGTTGGATTTGAGCTTTTAAAAGAGTTGGGAATTTTAAAATATTATCCAGAATTAAAAGCACTAATTGGCTGTGAGCAAGAGCCAGAGTATCATCCTGAAGGTGACGTTTGGATTCATACTTTGATGTGCTTAGATGAAATGGCAAAAATAAAAACAAATGATGAGTATAAAGATTTAGTTTTGTTTTTTGCAATACTTTGTCATGATTTTGGAAAACCTTTATGTACAAAAGTAATAGATGGAAAAATAACTTCACATAAACATGAGTCTTTGGGAATAGAACCTACAGTATCATTTTTAGAAAAATTAACAAATGACAAAAAACTCATAGCTGATATTCTTCCCTTAGTTAAATATCACCTTTCTCCTTTTCAATTATATTTACACAATAGTAGTGATAAAGCAGTAAAAAGATTAGCTTTAAAAGTTGATATTGAAATGCTTTGTTTAGTTTGTCTAGCTGATTGTCTAGGAAGAACAATTGAAGATAAA
This portion of the Arcobacter nitrofigilis DSM 7299 genome encodes:
- a CDS encoding CCA tRNA nucleotidyltransferase, encoding MCILSTKKTSIKLPNTLTKILKLLQEKGAKPILVGGCVRDHFLNLEIKDYDIEVFHIEDFETLTKYLEQFGKVKLVGKSYGVLKLSVDKQEYDFALPRVEKKIAKGHKGFEVISNSYLSFKEAAIRRDFTINALGYDFINEEILDPFGGLEDLENKTLRHIDDNSFIEDPLRVYRAVQFASRFDFTLDEKSFDLCKKMVSNNDLEELANERIFEELKKLFLKSTKPSVGFELLKELGILKYYPELKALIGCEQEPEYHPEGDVWIHTLMCLDEMAKIKTNDEYKDLVLFFAILCHDFGKPLCTKVIDGKITSHKHESLGIEPTVSFLEKLTNDKKLIADILPLVKYHLSPFQLYLHNSSDKAVKRLALKVDIEMLCLVCLADCLGRTIEDKCKCHEAISWLKNKASQLEVTNSGPKAIVMGKDLITLGFTPGVLFKEILDYAFDLQLDEDLPKDLIIEKIKEKYIKG
- a CDS encoding mechanosensitive ion channel family protein, which codes for MGSSIETVSDMIGLYSLNIAMAILIFVVGKWLARKLTDVVAKILRKNPKLDVTLVNFFDDIIYYVLLVVVVLTALQQIGVESTSFLAIIGAAGLAVGLALKDSLSNFASGVMIIFFKPFRIGDYVTAGGVSGTITEVHLFNTEFTTPDNQRVLVPNGAITAGSITNVNAHPKRRVDLVIGVGYGDNLKIVKDIITKIIESNDKVLKDEAITVAVSELGDSSVNFVVRAWVNTPDFWAVKWALIEEIKNTFDKEGISIPFPQRDVHIINEKN
- the hemA gene encoding glutamyl-tRNA reductase, with the protein product MSYLSISFTHKNTDIQTREKIAFSNESSVETFLKSVKADDSIDEVVLLSTCNRVEIMTTSSNIKQSTNKIFDTLAKYSGLDFDNLIEIADIYDNTGAIHHLFSVASALDSLVIGETQIVGQLKDSFRLALSKGYCGKDISKAMNYAFKCAANVRNETSLGTGSVSVASTAVSKAKDIIQNTQGVKALVIGAGEMSELTMKHLNKAGFDIVLISRDIKKAKMLVDTFDFEVDVQAYENLEKYLNEVPVMVTATSAPYPIIKEDMVKPCTFNRYWFDIALPRDIEEFESPNLQIYAVDDLQDIVNSNMILRAEQAKRAYMIVNQESEKFFKWLKSLEVEPVVKHLYKRADNVIEKKLENAIKKGFIKSEDEENIKKLCQTVLNEFLHEPTTRLKKISKDVECDIILGTVQSVFGLEGGSNSIKKCDHAIKFNY
- a CDS encoding DUF2018 family protein, producing the protein MDDILFGTPKSKFLDVLRHASSEIVDDEIDKILEKYAAMELLLSKDKGENYDVNEDINSFVLENLDEVSKVKDDLYIEFTGEIICRLDS
- a CDS encoding proline--tRNA ligase gives rise to the protein MKFSQMFMPTTKETPNDATLASHQYLIRGGFITQTGSGLYNFLPLGKIVLDKIRAVVKEEMDNTGANELLMSFVTPLELWEQSGRASVMGPELLKFKDRKGAGFVLSPTNEETVVDIVKNRITSYKDLPINLYHINTKFRDEARPRFGLMRGREFLMKDAYSFHATHEDLVREFHVMEDAYKKIYERLGLEYRVVAADSGAIGGSGSKEFMVLANSGEDTIVVCEDCEYGANIEAAVRAKKETKNWYDLTSENVKMEKVLTEGMKTIEDVSNFLSTPTAQSIKAVIKKAIYKDTEEVVVFFVRGNDELEETKAANAVDALELIDANEEDILNASLVAGFCGPFNLPKNLTYVIDNELKDEVGLVCGANEVDYHFTGTDLTTLKDAKYFDLIVVQEGDTCSCCGGKLIHTKGIEAGHIFQLGTKYSSAMDATFLDNNGKAQPFIMGCYGIGVSRLVAAVIEQNHDDKGCIWTKETAPFMVDVIVSNAKKEEELNAGKKIYNDLKIAGISTILDDRVNARFGFKMSDFELIGFPYAVVVGKKLPEGIVEIVNRKTLEKEEVSLDEVVNKLKKLK
- the hisD gene encoding histidinol dehydrogenase gives rise to the protein MKIINTTDSNFKEEFENILARAKTDIKGVSAIVTNIIDEIVEKGNGAIKEHILKFDKWEVKQDSDLEISVEQMKKAYENIDEKLKKSLHIAYDRIKTYHEKQLPKSWIDFEKNGSILGQKVSAVDRAGLYIPGGKAAYPSSLLMNAIPAIVAGVEEIVVCTPTPNDEINELLLAACHICGIKKAFKVGGASAIAAMAYGTQTIPKVDVITGPGNIFVATAKKLVFGEVNIDMIAGPSEIGILSDASANPRFLAIDLLSQAEHDEMASSIMITTCDKVAELTSIEVDRFLETLSRREIAKKSIDDRGAIIIASDMQEAIKLMNEIAPEHLEIMTNNAFELLPKIKHAGAIFLGKNTPEPIGDYIAGPNHTLPTGSTAKFYSPLNVENFLKKSSIISFSQEAIDELGEACALLADTEGLTAHAKSVRVRLEK
- a CDS encoding polyprenyl synthetase family protein, which codes for MEELKIVKDRILEFVKECDDEKSIELFGHLATGKMLRSKLILKIAGINEESIKLCAIVEMIHAASLLHDDVIDEATTRRGSPSVNALYDAKTAIMFGDVLYSKAFTELSQMNKKVAYNISSAVTKLSIGEMMDIDLTQTFNTDYNLYLDMIYKKTASLIEASAASAAILANKDEEKYALYGKNLGLAFQMIDDILDITQDAQTLGKPAMFDFVEGKATIPYLLLHQRLDDKTKLESLFKKELNEEEALWIKQQMERTDSLNDAIAQAKALGREAIMILEDENSEGLIKIMKEMIEREF